The following proteins are encoded in a genomic region of Shinella zoogloeoides:
- a CDS encoding sugar ABC transporter ATP-binding protein translates to MAYLETHGLGRDFPGVTALDKVDLSIELGRTHILAGENGAGKSTLVKILTGTDRASRGKVLIDGRDPAEDPGLYKNVAYVPQELNLFPQMSVAENLFMPFSRTGHGGLLVDRGALVEEARTYLERFGIEADPRELVANISVSDQQLLQIARACTNASMKVLILDEPTSSLTRVEVDRVFKVIRGLLDRDHAIVFISHKMDEVFAIGDDYTVLRNGEKVESGRIADITEADLIRAMSGRDVAFEEHFRPKGPVTDAIMEVRGLSGARFQDVGFELRRGEILGFAGLVGAGRSEVMQTIFGFLKAKAGTVKVDGKPWTLNDTAASVDGGMLYLSEERKHHGIFPLLSLRENIGISILSLTKGAFGISSGREREAVQKIIDDYGIRTSGMGKRISQLSGGNQQKAIIGRAMATRPRVLIFDEPTKGIDIRTKTEIYRIMKGLAEEGVGVILVSSELDELKKCASRIVTMHHGRITGAFDTAETSNETLVGAIFGTEAKADAK, encoded by the coding sequence ATGGCCTATCTCGAAACCCACGGCCTTGGCCGGGACTTTCCCGGCGTGACCGCCCTCGACAAGGTCGACCTGTCGATCGAACTCGGCCGTACGCATATTCTCGCCGGCGAGAACGGTGCCGGCAAATCCACCCTCGTCAAGATCCTCACCGGCACGGACCGGGCCTCGCGCGGCAAGGTGCTGATCGACGGCCGCGACCCGGCGGAGGACCCGGGCCTCTACAAGAACGTCGCCTATGTCCCGCAGGAGCTCAACCTCTTCCCGCAGATGAGCGTCGCCGAGAACCTCTTCATGCCGTTCAGCCGAACGGGGCATGGCGGCCTTCTCGTCGACCGCGGCGCCCTCGTCGAGGAGGCGCGGACCTATCTCGAGCGCTTCGGCATCGAGGCCGACCCGCGCGAGCTGGTGGCCAATATCTCGGTTTCCGACCAGCAATTGCTCCAGATCGCCCGCGCCTGCACCAATGCCAGCATGAAGGTCCTCATCCTCGACGAGCCGACGTCGTCGCTGACGCGCGTCGAGGTGGACCGCGTCTTCAAGGTCATCCGCGGCCTTCTCGACCGCGACCACGCCATCGTCTTCATCAGCCACAAGATGGACGAGGTCTTCGCCATCGGCGACGACTACACGGTGCTGCGCAACGGCGAGAAGGTCGAGAGCGGCCGGATCGCGGATATCACCGAGGCCGACCTGATCCGCGCCATGTCCGGCCGCGATGTCGCCTTCGAAGAGCATTTCCGGCCGAAAGGCCCCGTCACCGACGCCATCATGGAGGTGCGCGGCCTTTCCGGCGCCCGCTTCCAGGATGTCGGCTTCGAGCTGCGCCGCGGCGAGATCCTCGGCTTCGCCGGTCTCGTCGGCGCCGGCCGCTCGGAGGTCATGCAGACGATCTTCGGCTTCCTGAAGGCCAAGGCCGGCACGGTTAAGGTCGATGGCAAGCCGTGGACGCTTAACGACACCGCGGCCTCGGTCGACGGCGGCATGCTGTACCTTTCCGAGGAGCGCAAGCACCACGGCATCTTCCCGCTCCTGTCGCTGCGCGAGAATATCGGCATCTCCATCCTCTCGCTGACGAAAGGGGCCTTCGGCATCAGCAGCGGGCGCGAGCGCGAGGCGGTGCAGAAGATCATCGACGACTACGGCATCCGCACCTCGGGCATGGGCAAGCGCATCTCGCAGCTTTCCGGCGGCAACCAGCAGAAGGCCATCATCGGCCGGGCGATGGCGACGCGGCCGCGCGTGCTGATCTTCGACGAGCCCACCAAGGGCATCGACATCCGCACCAAGACCGAGATCTACCGGATCATGAAGGGCCTCGCCGAGGAAGGCGTCGGCGTCATCCTCGTCTCCTCGGAGCTCGACGAACTGAAGAAATGCGCGAGCCGCATCGTCACGATGCACCACGGTCGCATCACCGGCGCGTTCGATACCGCCGAAACCAGCAATGAAACACTCGTAGGCGCCATCTTCGGCACGGAGGCGAAAGCCGATGCAAAGTAA
- a CDS encoding ABC transporter permease: MLMVLGELDLSLGVIGGLCGVISGILMVRLGLEPYSAMLLAILLGAGLGLLNGLLVTVLRLHSLVLTIGTAGIFGGANLVLTRGVAITGIPREVQYLGRGDVLGMPVPFVIMLVALAVATFVMLKTPFGRYMYAIGNNQAGARMLGIKVDKIRLLVFVAAGAIAALAGVLMVARLGTAQPSIGETWVLAPIAASVIGGVATTGGIGSPIGAIFGAGIIAIIENIIVLFGVSPYWQGIVSGAIVVLAISFDAVSRRYLRRDA; the protein is encoded by the coding sequence ATGCTGATGGTGCTCGGCGAGCTCGACCTCTCCCTCGGCGTCATCGGGGGCCTGTGCGGCGTCATCTCCGGCATCCTGATGGTCCGGCTCGGCCTGGAGCCCTATTCGGCCATGCTGCTCGCCATCCTGCTCGGCGCCGGCCTCGGCCTCCTCAACGGCCTGCTGGTGACGGTGCTCAGGCTCCATTCGCTGGTGCTGACCATCGGCACGGCCGGCATCTTCGGCGGTGCCAACCTCGTGCTGACGCGCGGCGTCGCCATCACCGGCATCCCGCGCGAGGTGCAGTATCTCGGCCGCGGCGATGTCCTCGGCATGCCGGTTCCCTTCGTCATCATGCTGGTCGCGCTCGCCGTCGCCACCTTCGTCATGCTGAAGACGCCCTTCGGCCGCTACATGTACGCCATCGGCAACAACCAGGCCGGCGCCCGCATGCTGGGCATCAAGGTCGACAAGATCCGCCTTCTCGTCTTCGTCGCCGCCGGCGCCATCGCCGCACTCGCCGGCGTCCTGATGGTCGCGCGCCTCGGCACCGCTCAGCCGTCGATCGGCGAGACCTGGGTGCTGGCGCCCATCGCCGCCTCGGTCATCGGCGGCGTCGCCACGACGGGCGGCATCGGCAGCCCCATCGGCGCGATCTTCGGTGCCGGCATCATCGCCATCATCGAGAACATCATCGTGCTCTTCGGCGTCTCGCCCTACTGGCAGGGCATCGTCTCGGGCGCCATCGTCGTGCTCGCCATCTCCTTCGACGCCGTTTCCCGCCGTTATCTGCGCCGCGACGCCTGA